One genomic segment of [Phormidium] sp. ETS-05 includes these proteins:
- a CDS encoding AAA family ATPase produces the protein MRPLLVIIGANGAGKTSFLDLLSLISASARGNLQDKLQRQGGLRQILTRGQAENLEIALAMQAPEEPPLNYSLALSPQGISYEIRKENLTQQRNPNAPEPFKHIESSGLDIKYYDNGLVRPNWEYNYLETALSQVPKMYREPENLRKSLAACTYYGALDVSEKSPIRLPQGMRPAKLPGKNGEDLVSCLYDLRETDRDGFEMIEDILATAFPDFERLNFPPVAAGTLSMTWTDKNFSQPIYIHELSEGTLRFLWLATLLQSQSLTTITLLDEPEVSLHPDLLRHLVYMMREAAKHTQLIVATHSDRLIRFLEPHEVVICDLEEGEAKMTWGDTLDLDKWLADYTLDQLWAMNVMGGCP, from the coding sequence ATGCGACCGCTGCTCGTGATAATTGGGGCGAATGGAGCGGGCAAAACATCTTTTTTAGATTTACTTTCCCTTATCTCTGCTTCTGCCAGGGGAAATCTCCAGGATAAATTACAACGGCAAGGGGGTTTAAGGCAAATTTTAACCAGAGGTCAAGCAGAAAATCTGGAAATTGCCCTGGCCATGCAAGCCCCAGAGGAACCACCTTTGAACTACAGTTTAGCTTTGTCTCCTCAAGGCATATCTTATGAAATTAGGAAAGAAAATCTCACCCAGCAGCGGAATCCCAACGCTCCCGAACCCTTCAAACATATTGAATCATCCGGTTTAGATATTAAATATTATGATAACGGACTGGTGCGGCCAAATTGGGAATATAATTATCTAGAAACCGCACTTTCTCAGGTTCCTAAAATGTATCGGGAGCCAGAGAATTTGAGAAAAAGCCTTGCTGCCTGTACTTATTATGGCGCCCTTGATGTTTCCGAGAAAAGCCCCATCCGGCTTCCTCAAGGGATGCGTCCTGCCAAGCTACCGGGAAAAAACGGTGAAGATTTAGTGTCCTGTCTCTATGACCTCCGGGAAACAGATAGAGATGGATTTGAAATGATAGAAGATATTCTGGCCACAGCATTTCCAGACTTTGAGCGGTTAAACTTTCCCCCAGTCGCCGCCGGAACTCTTTCCATGACTTGGACAGATAAAAACTTTTCCCAACCCATCTATATCCATGAGCTATCCGAGGGGACATTGCGGTTCCTGTGGCTGGCGACCTTGCTGCAAAGTCAAAGTTTAACCACCATCACTTTGCTCGATGAACCAGAAGTTAGTTTACACCCGGATCTGTTACGCCACCTAGTTTATATGATGAGGGAAGCTGCCAAGCACACACAACTAATAGTAGCCACCCATTCAGACCGACTGATTAGATTTCTGGAACCCCATGAGGTTGTGATTTGCGATTTAGAAGAGGGTGAGGCCAAAATGACTTGGGGGGATACGCTGGATTTGGATAAATGGTTGGCCGATTATACCCTTGACCAACTGTGGGCAATGAATGTGATGGGGGGGTGTCCATGA
- a CDS encoding DUF4922 domain-containing protein, translated as MSDGKFNVLSPLVLKPGTLWTKVLQRTEAALDCGALRSIPTECCFVEQDGIAFLVRIISNLQRKDEAHQKQQQKTAPGKEFNPFLPYEQNMFVADVSQTHLCLLNKFNVVDYHLLIVTRHFEDQDTLLTVTDFEAMWACLREYDGLAFYNGGQVAGASQRHKHLQLVPLPLAATGPQIPIAPLLATATFRGNVGQIPGLPFRHAFVRFSDQMMISDLPTAADTTLELYRQLLTTVGLQQSRTHHSSSLQWQEGPYNLLATREWMLLVPRSQEHFHSISINSLGFAGALLVRNQEQMQLLQQCGPMNVLRHVAISD; from the coding sequence ATGTCCGACGGAAAGTTCAATGTACTATCGCCACTGGTGCTGAAACCGGGCACTTTGTGGACAAAAGTTCTCCAGCGCACTGAAGCGGCCCTCGACTGTGGCGCGCTGCGATCGATTCCGACGGAATGTTGTTTCGTGGAGCAAGATGGCATTGCCTTCCTAGTCAGAATTATATCTAACCTGCAGCGCAAAGACGAAGCCCACCAAAAGCAACAGCAGAAAACCGCCCCTGGTAAGGAATTCAACCCGTTTCTCCCTTATGAGCAAAATATGTTTGTGGCGGATGTTTCCCAGACGCACCTTTGTCTGTTAAACAAATTTAATGTGGTAGATTATCACCTGCTCATCGTCACTCGCCACTTTGAGGACCAAGACACCCTCCTCACCGTGACAGATTTTGAGGCTATGTGGGCCTGCTTGCGGGAATACGACGGTTTGGCTTTTTATAATGGCGGTCAGGTGGCGGGTGCTTCCCAGCGGCACAAGCATTTACAGTTGGTGCCCCTGCCTTTGGCAGCCACTGGTCCACAAATCCCGATCGCCCCTTTGCTCGCCACCGCCACTTTCCGAGGAAATGTCGGGCAAATACCTGGTTTACCCTTCCGCCACGCTTTTGTCCGCTTCTCTGACCAGATGATGATATCGGATCTTCCCACCGCCGCAGACACCACACTAGAACTTTACCGCCAATTACTCACTACAGTCGGTTTGCAGCAGAGCCGGACTCACCACAGTTCCTCTCTGCAATGGCAAGAAGGTCCTTATAATCTCCTGGCAACGCGGGAATGGATGCTCCTAGTGCCCCGTTCCCAAGAACATTTCCACTCTATCTCGATCAATTCCCTCGGTTTTGCCGGAGCCTTACTCGTGCGCAACCAAGAGCAAATGCAGTTACTCCAACAGTGCGGCCCGATGAATGTCCTCCGCCATGTGGCTATTTCTGATTAA
- a CDS encoding DUF4276 family protein, with translation MKIAILVEGETELAFRDKLREFLKTRLGQQMPTLKFIPQDGRIPKEGKLRRVVENLLSGKDAYDAVIALTDVYTGTNDFTDAADAKAKMKAWVGNNPNFYPHTALHDFEAWLLPYWSTIQGLAKHNRSAPSGSPETVNHHKPPSYWIKEIFRLGKVRQDYNKPIHGKRILKGQDLMISILACAELKELVNRIISLSGGDEIP, from the coding sequence ATGAAAATTGCGATTTTGGTGGAAGGTGAGACAGAGCTGGCTTTTAGAGACAAGCTCCGGGAGTTTCTGAAAACTCGTTTAGGGCAACAAATGCCCACACTTAAATTTATTCCCCAAGATGGGCGCATACCCAAAGAGGGAAAGCTCAGACGGGTAGTTGAGAACTTGCTGAGCGGGAAGGATGCCTATGATGCTGTCATTGCGCTTACAGATGTTTACACGGGAACCAATGATTTTACCGATGCGGCTGATGCTAAAGCTAAAATGAAGGCTTGGGTAGGGAATAACCCCAATTTTTATCCCCACACAGCATTACATGATTTTGAGGCTTGGCTGCTTCCTTATTGGTCAACTATCCAAGGCTTGGCAAAACATAACCGATCGGCTCCCAGTGGTTCTCCCGAAACGGTGAATCATCACAAGCCTCCCTCTTATTGGATTAAAGAGATTTTTCGATTGGGAAAAGTCCGCCAAGACTATAATAAACCCATACATGGCAAAAGAATTTTGAAGGGGCAAGATTTGATGATATCTATCCTCGCCTGTGCAGAGTTAAAAGAGTTGGTGAATCGAATTATCTCTCTATCTGGTGGGGATGAAATTCCTTAA
- a CDS encoding DUF928 domain-containing protein: MLKNQSLLSLSAISLALSIVGSGFGSVAVAGTTRANQRQTNTIAQGFNPPDRGAPPTTVGGASRSNCVQSEIPLTPLVPLNNPEVKAVNPAVFVYVPKTAATQAEVVIKDDNDADVSRMTVALPSQPGILQVNLPELEAGKNYHWYFAMICNPQNRLDDVFADGWIERVQPNQQADLWQDTLTALAEQYHQQPGNNAISAQWQEFLNAAGHGNIANAPLFLESVAAKVTE; the protein is encoded by the coding sequence ATGCTGAAAAATCAATCACTCCTATCTTTATCGGCCATTTCCCTTGCCCTTTCCATAGTCGGTTCGGGTTTTGGCAGCGTCGCTGTTGCCGGTACAACTCGGGCTAACCAGCGACAAACCAACACCATTGCCCAGGGGTTCAACCCCCCCGACAGGGGCGCACCCCCCACCACTGTAGGTGGTGCCTCCCGCAGCAATTGTGTTCAAAGCGAGATTCCCCTGACTCCCTTAGTCCCGCTAAACAACCCAGAAGTTAAGGCAGTCAATCCCGCTGTATTTGTTTACGTGCCCAAAACAGCCGCCACCCAAGCCGAAGTCGTCATCAAAGATGACAACGATGCTGATGTCAGTCGGATGACTGTTGCCCTCCCCAGCCAACCCGGTATCCTGCAAGTTAACTTGCCCGAATTAGAAGCAGGCAAAAATTACCACTGGTATTTTGCCATGATTTGCAATCCTCAAAACCGGCTTGATGACGTATTCGCAGATGGCTGGATTGAGCGGGTGCAACCCAACCAACAAGCCGATTTATGGCAAGATACTCTCACAGCTCTGGCGGAGCAATACCATCAGCAACCAGGAAATAATGCTATTTCCGCCCAGTGGCAAGAGTTTCTCAACGCCGCCGGACACGGAAATATCGCCAATGCACCGTTATTCCTGGAAAGCGTCGCCGCCAAAGTCACGGAATAG
- a CDS encoding ABC transporter permease translates to MDFLESVNMAVKTLVANKLRSTLTMLGIIIGNGAVIATVGVGQGAQQFVAQEVQSLGTNLLFVIPGSPKAQSRPVLPPKTLVLGDAEAIASQVPTVKAVAPQLNARERVIYRNGNLPTTVVGVTPDFPMVRNFAVAKGRFVTDLDLQENSLIAVLGSEIATDLFGNTDPIGEQVRIKNRSFLVVGVMAPKGSTFGRNEDDVVFVPLSTAASLIVGNTSPYGTLISFISVTVKDEESMKLAQFQIENLLRLRHQITDEDDFTVRNQKDLQQITGAVTGALTAMLSAVAGISLFVGGIGIMNIMLVSVTERTKEIGLRKAIGASPQDILVQFTIEAVILSVAGGLIGITLGTGGIVLVSVLSPFDAGISTGAIVLATGVSGAIGLLFGIVPAQRAAQLDPIAALRSE, encoded by the coding sequence ATGGACTTTTTAGAAAGTGTGAATATGGCGGTAAAAACCCTGGTGGCCAATAAGTTGCGCAGCACTTTGACCATGTTGGGGATTATTATCGGTAATGGGGCGGTAATTGCCACGGTTGGGGTGGGACAAGGTGCGCAGCAGTTTGTAGCGCAGGAGGTGCAGTCTTTGGGGACGAATTTGCTGTTTGTGATTCCTGGTAGTCCGAAGGCGCAAAGCCGTCCGGTGTTGCCTCCGAAAACTTTGGTTTTGGGGGATGCGGAAGCGATCGCCTCCCAAGTTCCCACGGTGAAGGCAGTTGCCCCCCAACTTAATGCGAGGGAAAGAGTGATTTACCGCAATGGCAATTTGCCCACGACGGTGGTGGGAGTAACGCCGGACTTCCCGATGGTGCGGAATTTTGCCGTAGCTAAGGGGCGGTTTGTCACTGATTTAGATTTGCAAGAGAATAGCTTAATAGCGGTTTTGGGTTCTGAAATTGCCACAGATTTGTTTGGTAATACTGACCCGATCGGCGAGCAAGTGCGGATTAAAAATCGCTCGTTTTTGGTGGTGGGGGTGATGGCACCGAAAGGCTCGACTTTTGGCCGGAATGAAGATGATGTGGTATTTGTGCCGTTGAGTACGGCGGCGAGTTTAATTGTGGGGAATACTTCTCCTTATGGCACCCTGATTAGTTTTATTTCGGTGACGGTGAAGGATGAAGAGAGTATGAAATTGGCTCAATTTCAGATAGAAAATTTGCTGCGGTTGCGCCACCAAATTACTGATGAGGATGATTTTACGGTGAGGAATCAGAAGGATTTGCAGCAGATTACTGGGGCGGTGACGGGAGCCCTGACGGCGATGTTATCGGCGGTGGCGGGGATTTCTTTGTTTGTGGGGGGCATCGGGATTATGAATATTATGCTGGTGTCGGTGACGGAGCGGACTAAAGAAATTGGGTTGCGCAAAGCGATCGGGGCATCACCACAGGATATTTTAGTGCAGTTTACCATCGAGGCGGTGATTTTGTCCGTTGCTGGGGGATTGATTGGGATTACCCTAGGTACGGGGGGAATTGTGTTAGTGAGCGTTTTATCTCCTTTTGATGCGGGGATATCCACGGGAGCAATTGTGCTGGCAACTGGGGTTTCGGGAGCGATCGGGTTGTTATTTGGCATTGTCCCAGCCCAACGGGCGGCCCAACTAGACCCGATCGCCGCCCTCAGAAGTGAGTAA
- a CDS encoding efflux RND transporter periplasmic adaptor subunit — MPSDPSQETESPKEKNWRYSSEEPESDSLSEPKPVPPGVVKSGFLRIPKRWLVGLAAAWFVAVAGILGYMAFRSRQPTTDPLAELTVPVELQNLALKISASGTIQPVQSVNLSPKTAGRLDRLLVEQGDMVQAGQIIAVMESNDVRSRLSQANASVAQAQARLEQLQAGARPEEIEQAQSRLAQAQAQLAQVRSGPRPEEIEQGQARLAQAQAQLAQVRSGPRPEEIEQAQSRLAQAQAQLEQLRAGSRPEEIEQAKAQVEAATAAAALAAQKLRRNEMLAAEGAISQDRLDEIRTEDRRARASLDEAKQRLELLLKGSRREEIQRAEAQVREAQQALALLQRGSRVEEIQRAEAQVREAQQALALLERGSRVEEIQRAEAQVREAQQALALLERGNRREEIAQAEAQVAEAEARLRGVEVELEDTTVRAPFGGQITQKYASEGAFVTPTTSASAAGSATSTSIVTLARGLEVVAKVPEADISKIKPAQKVEIVADAYREQVFSGRVRLVAPEAIKEQDVTLFEVRVDIFGGEQKLRSGMNADVTFLGEEISGALVVPAVAIVTDTEQGGQKGVLVPDEKNQPQFRPVTVGEIIGDKIRIIKGVETGERIFIGLPPGQKLEDILKKDK; from the coding sequence ATGCCATCTGACCCATCACAAGAAACAGAATCACCCAAGGAAAAAAACTGGCGCTACAGTTCTGAAGAACCAGAGTCAGATTCATTGAGCGAGCCGAAACCGGTGCCACCAGGGGTGGTAAAAAGTGGCTTCCTCCGTATTCCCAAACGATGGTTGGTGGGATTGGCGGCGGCTTGGTTTGTGGCTGTGGCTGGTATCTTGGGCTATATGGCTTTCCGCTCCCGGCAGCCCACCACGGACCCTCTGGCGGAGCTAACTGTCCCGGTGGAGTTACAAAACTTGGCGCTGAAAATCTCTGCTAGCGGGACGATTCAGCCGGTGCAAAGTGTTAATCTCTCGCCGAAAACGGCGGGGCGGCTCGATCGCCTGTTGGTGGAGCAGGGGGATATGGTCCAGGCGGGGCAAATTATTGCCGTGATGGAAAGTAACGATGTCCGATCGCGCTTGAGTCAAGCTAATGCTAGTGTGGCGCAAGCACAGGCCCGCTTAGAGCAGCTGCAGGCGGGGGCGCGTCCCGAAGAAATCGAGCAAGCGCAATCCCGCTTGGCCCAAGCTCAAGCCCAATTGGCGCAAGTGCGCAGCGGTCCCCGCCCGGAAGAGATAGAACAAGGGCAAGCGAGATTAGCCCAAGCTCAAGCGCAATTGGCGCAGGTGCGTAGCGGTCCGCGTCCCGAAGAAATCGAACAAGCGCAATCCCGCTTGGCACAAGCCCAAGCGCAACTGGAGCAGCTCCGGGCGGGTTCCCGTCCCGAAGAGATAGAACAAGCCAAAGCCCAGGTAGAAGCGGCGACGGCTGCGGCTGCTTTGGCGGCCCAGAAGTTGCGGCGCAATGAGATGTTAGCCGCCGAGGGGGCGATTTCTCAGGATAGGTTGGACGAAATCCGTACCGAGGACCGCCGCGCTCGGGCGAGTCTGGATGAGGCAAAGCAGCGGTTGGAATTGCTGCTCAAGGGTAGCCGCCGTGAGGAAATTCAACGAGCGGAGGCGCAGGTACGGGAGGCACAACAGGCTTTAGCTTTGCTGCAACGGGGTAGCCGTGTGGAGGAAATTCAGCGCGCTGAAGCGCAGGTACGGGAGGCGCAACAGGCTTTAGCTTTGTTGGAACGGGGTAGCCGTGTGGAGGAAATTCAACGGGCTGAGGCGCAGGTAAGGGAGGCGCAACAGGCTTTAGCTTTGTTGGAACGGGGAAACCGGCGGGAGGAAATTGCCCAAGCGGAAGCGCAGGTGGCGGAGGCTGAGGCAAGGTTGCGGGGAGTAGAGGTGGAGTTGGAAGATACGACGGTACGGGCTCCTTTTGGGGGGCAAATTACCCAGAAATATGCTTCGGAAGGGGCGTTCGTGACGCCGACGACTTCGGCTTCGGCGGCGGGGAGTGCGACTTCGACTTCGATCGTGACTTTGGCGCGGGGATTGGAGGTGGTGGCGAAGGTGCCGGAAGCGGATATTAGTAAGATTAAACCGGCGCAAAAGGTGGAAATTGTGGCGGATGCTTATCGGGAGCAGGTGTTTTCTGGGCGGGTGCGCTTGGTTGCGCCGGAGGCAATTAAGGAGCAGGATGTGACTTTGTTTGAGGTGCGGGTAGATATTTTTGGTGGGGAGCAGAAGCTGCGATCGGGTATGAATGCTGATGTCACCTTTTTGGGTGAGGAAATCAGCGGCGCTTTGGTGGTGCCTGCGGTGGCGATCGTCACTGATACGGAGCAGGGCGGGCAAAAGGGAGTCCTGGTGCCCGATGAGAAAAATCAACCTCAATTTCGCCCCGTAACGGTAGGGGAGATAATTGGCGATAAAATCCGCATTATCAAGGGCGTAGAAACGGGAGAGAGGATATTTATCGGCTTACCTCCCGGTCAGAAATTAGAAGATATTCTCAAAAAAGATAAGTAG